One window of the Mobula birostris isolate sMobBir1 chromosome 19, sMobBir1.hap1, whole genome shotgun sequence genome contains the following:
- the LOC140212459 gene encoding uncharacterized protein isoform X1, whose amino-acid sequence MEYIVQFLNRIYAGIEAVFCVADYMLFYFALMSATGLVVSYIYIKLLTNDRLTSEEDTTSNRNLFGKEQTMEIKEQVTTDTWTESTSKMLQSGDDQNVSRNSVVLLQHNNQIDELGSLVECNSSEDLSLMNAEKPMDLLDIYTSMTDSVMPSDANTAMQLARNEEEDLYCSIDEIKERHQSNSDSDGGLRVDFILHQVQQNVTEMEIETAINLKKDTYHQLRKFVCQALVKGKHLPPWIMNEEASQIPRKISQEGYGWINQWSLKQKHCGNSIEQLGICLETLRKEWAFIRSMQSEAGRTNACRDLIEDQVTEQKMYEAIKFLMLYKAIHLHNAMENGRNVPEFCKHLFARSTSLYPYYLMINHLNLIGHSRDFEEIETELLKYTLEIEINI is encoded by the exons TATATGTTGTTTTATTTTGCTCTAATGTCCGCTACTGGATTGGTTGTAAGTTATATTTATATAAAACTCTTGACCAATGACAGATTAACATCTGAGGAAGACACCACGTCTAACAGAAATCTCTTTGGCAAAGAACAAACAATGGAAATAAAGGAACAAGTCACCACTGACACATGGACTGAAAGCACCAGTAAAATGCTACAAAGTGGGGATGACCAGAATGTTTCCAGGAACTCAGTTGTTCTGCTGCAGCACAATAATCAAATAGATGAACTTGGATCTTTAGTTGAATGTAACAGCAGTGAAGATCTTTCTTTAATGAATGCTGAAAAACCAATGGATCTCCTTGATATCTACACCAGTATGACAGACAGTGTCATGCCCAGTGATGCAAACACTGCAATGCAATTGGCCAG AAATGAGGAAGAAGATCTGTACTGCAGCATAGATGAAATTAAAGAAAGACATCAGAGTAATTCAG ATTCAGACGGTGGGCTCAGAGTTGACTTTATATTACATCAAGTTCAACAAAATGTGACAGAAATGGAG ATTGAAACTGCCATAAATCTGAAGAAGGATACTTACCATCAGTTGAGAAAGTTCGTGTGTCAGGCACTGGTCAAGGGCAAGCATCTTCCTCCTTGGATAATGAACGAGGAGGCTTCACAG ATTCCCAGAAAAATATCCCAGGAAGGCTACGGATGGATAAACCAGTGGTCTTTGAAACAAAAGCATTGTGGAAATTCCATTGAACAACTGGGGATTTGCTTGGAAACACTTCGGAAGGAG tgggCATTTATACGTTCCATGCAAAGCGAGGCTGGAAGAACAAATGCATGTAGAGACCTGATTGAGGATCAAGTGACTGAGCAAAAGATGTATGAAGCCATAAAGTTTCTAATGCTATACAAAGCTATTCATCTTCATAATGCTATGGAAAATGGAAGAAATGTTCCTGAATTTTGTAAACATTTGTTTGCAAGGAGTACATCACTTTACCCATACTATCTAATGATAAACCACCTAAATTTAATTGGTCACAGCAGAGATTTTGAAGAG attgagACAGAGCTTCTGAAGTACACTTTGGAAATTGAAATAAATATCTGA
- the LOC140212459 gene encoding uncharacterized protein isoform X3, which yields MEYIVQFLNRIYAGIEAVFCVADYMLFYFALMSATGLVVSYIYIKLLTNDRLTSEEDTTSNRNLFGKEQTMEIKEQVTTDTWTESTSKMLQSGDDQNVSRNSVVLLQHNNQIDELGSLVECNSSEDLSLMNAEKPMDLLDIYTSMTDSVMPSDANTAMQLARNEEEDLYCSIDEIKERHQSNSDSDGGLRVDFILHQVQQNVTEMEIETAINLKKDTYHQLRKFVCQALVKGKHLPPWIMNEEASQIPRKISQEGYGWINQWSLKQKHCGNSIEQLGICLETLRKEHVAPDSQPFLSGVWCQDWSPFRLTGSRYGCS from the exons TATATGTTGTTTTATTTTGCTCTAATGTCCGCTACTGGATTGGTTGTAAGTTATATTTATATAAAACTCTTGACCAATGACAGATTAACATCTGAGGAAGACACCACGTCTAACAGAAATCTCTTTGGCAAAGAACAAACAATGGAAATAAAGGAACAAGTCACCACTGACACATGGACTGAAAGCACCAGTAAAATGCTACAAAGTGGGGATGACCAGAATGTTTCCAGGAACTCAGTTGTTCTGCTGCAGCACAATAATCAAATAGATGAACTTGGATCTTTAGTTGAATGTAACAGCAGTGAAGATCTTTCTTTAATGAATGCTGAAAAACCAATGGATCTCCTTGATATCTACACCAGTATGACAGACAGTGTCATGCCCAGTGATGCAAACACTGCAATGCAATTGGCCAG AAATGAGGAAGAAGATCTGTACTGCAGCATAGATGAAATTAAAGAAAGACATCAGAGTAATTCAG ATTCAGACGGTGGGCTCAGAGTTGACTTTATATTACATCAAGTTCAACAAAATGTGACAGAAATGGAG ATTGAAACTGCCATAAATCTGAAGAAGGATACTTACCATCAGTTGAGAAAGTTCGTGTGTCAGGCACTGGTCAAGGGCAAGCATCTTCCTCCTTGGATAATGAACGAGGAGGCTTCACAG ATTCCCAGAAAAATATCCCAGGAAGGCTACGGATGGATAAACCAGTGGTCTTTGAAACAAAAGCATTGTGGAAATTCCATTGAACAACTGGGGATTTGCTTGGAAACACTTCGGAAGGAG catgttgcaccagacagtcagccattcttgtctggcgtgtggtgtcaggattggtctcctttcagattaaccgggtcacgatatggaTGTTCCTGA
- the LOC140212459 gene encoding ubiquitin thioesterase otulin-like isoform X2 codes for MEIKEQVTTDTWTESTSKMLQSGDDQNVSRNSVVLLQHNNQIDELGSLVECNSSEDLSLMNAEKPMDLLDIYTSMTDSVMPSDANTAMQLARNEEEDLYCSIDEIKERHQSNSDSDGGLRVDFILHQVQQNVTEMEIETAINLKKDTYHQLRKFVCQALVKGKHLPPWIMNEEASQIPRKISQEGYGWINQWSLKQKHCGNSIEQLGICLETLRKEWAFIRSMQSEAGRTNACRDLIEDQVTEQKMYEAIKFLMLYKAIHLHNAMENGRNVPEFCKHLFARSTSLYPYYLMINHLNLIGHSRDFEEIETELLKYTLEIEINI; via the exons ATGGAAATAAAGGAACAAGTCACCACTGACACATGGACTGAAAGCACCAGTAAAATGCTACAAAGTGGGGATGACCAGAATGTTTCCAGGAACTCAGTTGTTCTGCTGCAGCACAATAATCAAATAGATGAACTTGGATCTTTAGTTGAATGTAACAGCAGTGAAGATCTTTCTTTAATGAATGCTGAAAAACCAATGGATCTCCTTGATATCTACACCAGTATGACAGACAGTGTCATGCCCAGTGATGCAAACACTGCAATGCAATTGGCCAG AAATGAGGAAGAAGATCTGTACTGCAGCATAGATGAAATTAAAGAAAGACATCAGAGTAATTCAG ATTCAGACGGTGGGCTCAGAGTTGACTTTATATTACATCAAGTTCAACAAAATGTGACAGAAATGGAG ATTGAAACTGCCATAAATCTGAAGAAGGATACTTACCATCAGTTGAGAAAGTTCGTGTGTCAGGCACTGGTCAAGGGCAAGCATCTTCCTCCTTGGATAATGAACGAGGAGGCTTCACAG ATTCCCAGAAAAATATCCCAGGAAGGCTACGGATGGATAAACCAGTGGTCTTTGAAACAAAAGCATTGTGGAAATTCCATTGAACAACTGGGGATTTGCTTGGAAACACTTCGGAAGGAG tgggCATTTATACGTTCCATGCAAAGCGAGGCTGGAAGAACAAATGCATGTAGAGACCTGATTGAGGATCAAGTGACTGAGCAAAAGATGTATGAAGCCATAAAGTTTCTAATGCTATACAAAGCTATTCATCTTCATAATGCTATGGAAAATGGAAGAAATGTTCCTGAATTTTGTAAACATTTGTTTGCAAGGAGTACATCACTTTACCCATACTATCTAATGATAAACCACCTAAATTTAATTGGTCACAGCAGAGATTTTGAAGAG attgagACAGAGCTTCTGAAGTACACTTTGGAAATTGAAATAAATATCTGA